One Salmo trutta chromosome 26, fSalTru1.1, whole genome shotgun sequence DNA window includes the following coding sequences:
- the LOC115163507 gene encoding tail-anchored protein insertion receptor WRB-like, whose product MAAVCAWFLVLGSVFLCNLFKTLLPTISSFLSKVLRKDAEQERDMRAEIQEMKKEHNSVSMMDEFARYARLERKINKMTDKLKTHVKSRTAQQAKMKWMVNIGFYILQAALMISLIWKYYADPVTVVPSKWIAPLEQLVAFPSGVAGGVGITCWLVVCNKVASIGLHAIS is encoded by the exons ATGGCTGCTGTGTGCGCTTGGTTCCTGGTGTTGGGATCTGTCTTTTTGTGCAATCTCTTCAAAACACTATTGCCGACTATTTCCTCTTTC CTGTCGAAGGTCCTTCGGAAAGATGCTGAGCAGGAGAGGGATATGAGGGCTGAGATCCAGGAGATGAAGAAGGAGCACAACTCCGTTAGCATGATGGATGAGTTTGCCAGATACGCCAGACTAGAGCGCAAAATCAACAAGATGACTGACAAGCTGAAGACGCATG TCAAGTCTAGAACTGCTCAACAAGCCAAAATGAAATGGATGGTGAATATAGGTTTTTACATCCTGCAG GCTGCTCTGATGATCTCCCTGATTTGGAAGTATTATGCTGACCCAGTGACTGTTGTACCCAGTAAGTGGATTGCCCCCCTGGAGCAGCTGGTGGCATTCCCATCTGGAGTAGCAG GTGGTGTTGGAATCACATGCTGGCTGGTGGTGTGCAACAAAGTGGCATCTATTGGTCTACATGCAATTAGCTAA
- the LOC115162840 gene encoding uncharacterized protein LOC115162840, giving the protein MGWNRYGARETKSVQTDDLSSLPIEAPCQFELEYACSLQHLKLEKQKSLSWESFAIDFPDRSDTADTLVDDRGSYNNEHFADDGELHGDYDKEDPQLQGEEYCLAEEAAISLKASGEQTEPFESQVRYTLDDFLNTERANKALESPPRTKRLYTFKETIQNLHSGKPAYTSHTHSLRKSPPKYIKSQARVENLGSRAYEPSVTLPAEKCQRRDTMDPQPEDGVVRSKKSILMKELFGQAPITDPNGHADRQIQSSKHRPGQNVLLPYRRR; this is encoded by the exons atgG GCTGGAACAGATACG GAGCAAGAGAAACTAAATCTGTTCAAACAGATGACTTATCCTCTCTCCCCATTGAGGCTCCGTGTCAATTTGAACTAGAATATGCCTGTTCACTCCAGCATCTGAAGTTGGAGAAGCAGAAGAGTTTGAGCTGG GAGTCCTTTGCAATCGACTTCCCAGACAGAAGTGACACAGCAGACACGTTAGTGGATGACAGAGGATCATACAATAATGAACACTTTGCTG ACGATGGAGAGCTGCATGGTGATTATGACAAAGAGGATCCACAACTTCAGGGTGAGGAGTATTGCCTTGCAGAGGAGGCAGCAATTTCCCTGAAGGCTTCAGGAGAGCAAACAGAGCCATTTGAAAGCCAGGTCCGGTACACTCTGGATGACTTTCTGAATACAGAACGTGCCAACAAGGCCCTCGAATCCCCTCCCAGGACCAAGCGCCTCTACACATTCAAAGAAACCATCCAGAACCTACACAGTGGAAAGCCTGCCTATACCAGTCATACCCACAGCCTGAGAAAGAGCCCTCCTAAATACATCAAGAGCCAGGCCAGGGTGGAGAACCTGGGGTCTAGGGCGTATGAGCCCTCTGTCACTCTACCAGCAGAGAAGTGCCAAAGGCGTGACACCATGGACCCTCAACCGGAGGATGGCGTAGTCCGCAGCAAGAAGAGCATCTTGATGAAAGAGCTTTTTGGCCAGGCCCCAATCACTGATCCAAATGGCCATGCAGACAGGCAGATCCAGAGTTCAAAGCACAGACCTGGACAGAATGTCCTCTTACCATACAGGAGACGCTAG
- the LOC115163508 gene encoding non-histone chromosomal protein HMG-14, producing the protein MPKRSKANNDTEVEPKRRSTRLSSKPTTPAKAEPKAKTPVKAAAKPKKVKEVVEKAKPEEKKEDPEEEAALAENGEAKAEEDAAEEEDADADEPEKEEDEAE; encoded by the exons ATGCCAAAAAGAAGCAAA GCAAATAATGACACTGAAGTCGAG CCAAAGAGGAGATCCACAAGGTTGTCATCT AAACCCACTACTCCAGCTAAAGCAGAGCCTAAAgcaaag ACACCAGTCAAGGCAGCAGCCAAACCCAAAAAGGTAAAGGAGGTAGTAGAGAAGGCCAAGCCTGAGGAGAAGAAAGAAGATCCTGAGGAAGAAGCAGCACTGGCAGAAAACGGAGAGGCCAAAGCTGAGGAG GACGCAGCAGAAGAGGAAGATGCTGATGCAGATGAGccggagaaagaggaggatgaggcaGAATAA